One genomic region from Rhinoraja longicauda isolate Sanriku21f chromosome 8, sRhiLon1.1, whole genome shotgun sequence encodes:
- the LOC144595716 gene encoding tubulin alpha-1A chain-like isoform X2 yields MGNACWELYCLEHGIQPDGQMPSDKTIGGGDDSFNTFFSETGAGKHVPRAVFVDLEPTVIDEVRTGTYRQLFHPEQLITGKEDAANNYARGHYTIGKELIDLVLDRLRKLADQCTGLQGFLIFHSFGGGTGSGFTSLLMERLSVDYGKKSKLEFSIYPAPQISTAVVEPYNSILTTHTTLEHSDCAFMVDNEAIYDICRRNLDIDRPTYTNLNRLIGQIVSSITASLRFDGALNVDLTEFQTNLVPYPRIHFPLATYAPVISAEKAYHEQLSVSEITNSCFEPANQMVKCDPRHGKYMACCLLYRGDVVPKDVNAAIATIKTKRTIQFVDWCPTGFKVGINYQPPTVVPGGDLAKVQRAVCMLSNTTAIAEAWARLDHKFDLMYAKRAFVHWYVGEGMEEGEFSEAREDMAALEKDYEEVGTETVEGEGEAEGEEY; encoded by the exons ATGGGCAATGCATGCTGGGAGCTGTACTGCTTGGAACATGGCATCCAGCCTGATGGACAGATGCCCAGTGACAAGACCATTGGAGGGGGCGATGACTCCTTCAACACGTTCTTCAGTGAGACTGGAGCGGGGAAGCATGTCCCACGAGCCGTTTTTGTTGATCTAGAGCCGACTGTGATCG ATGAGGTCCGCACTGGTACCTATCGCCAGCTGTTCCACCCCGAGCAGCTCATCACCGGGAAGGAAGATGCCGCCAACAACTATGCCCGCGGGCACTACACCATTGGCAAGGAGCTGATCGACCTGGTCCTGGACAGACTTCGCAAGCTG GCTGACCAATGCACAGGACTCCAGGGTTTCCTCATCTTCCACAGCTTTGGCGGTGGCACTGGCTCCGGTTTCACCTCCCTGCTGATGGAACGTCTGTCCGTGGATTATGGCAAGAAGTCCAAGCTGGAGTTCTCCATCTACCCGGCTCCTCAGATCTCCACCGCAGTGGTCGAGCCGTACAACTCCATCctgaccacccacaccaccctggagcACTCGGACTGCGCCTTCATGGTCGACAATGAAGCCATCTACGATATCTGCCGCAGAAACCTGGACATTGATCGCCCAACTTACACCAACTTGAATAGATTAATTGGTCAGATTGTGTCCTCCATCACAGCCTCCCTTCGCTTTGATGGTGCCTTGAATGTTGATCTGACAGAGTTCCAGACCAACTTAGTCCCATACCCGCGCATCCACTTCCCCCTGGCCACCTATGCCCCTGTGATCTCGGCTGAGAAGGCATACCATGAACAACTGTCTGTGTCCGAGATCACCAATTCCTGCTTTGAGCCGGCCAACCAGATGGTCAAATGTGACCCTCGGCACGGCAAGTACATGGCCTGTTGTCTGCTCTACCGGGGCGACGTGGTGCCGAAAGATGTCAATGCCGCCATCGCCACCATTAAGACCAAACGTACCATCCAGTTTGTTGACTGGTGCCCGACTGGGTTCAAGGTTGGCATCAACTACCAGCCTCCCACCGTGGTGCCAGGTGGTGACCTGGCCAAGGTGCAGCGTGCAGTGTGTATGCTGAGCAACACCACTGCCATCGCTGAGGCCTGGGCACGGCTTGACCACAAGTTTGACCTGATGTACGCCAAGCGAGCTTTCGTGCATTGGtacgtgggggaggggatggaggagggagagttCTCTGAGGCTCGTGAAGACATGGCAGCCTTGGAGAAGGACTACGAGGAGGTTGGTACTGAGACTGTGGAAGGGGAAGGTGAGGCAGAAGGAGAGGAATATTAG
- the LOC144595716 gene encoding tubulin alpha-1A chain-like isoform X1 yields MDMIEPVLDTIRKRRECISIHIGQAGVQMGNACWELYCLEHGIQPDGQMPSDKTIGGGDDSFNTFFSETGAGKHVPRAVFVDLEPTVIDEVRTGTYRQLFHPEQLITGKEDAANNYARGHYTIGKELIDLVLDRLRKLADQCTGLQGFLIFHSFGGGTGSGFTSLLMERLSVDYGKKSKLEFSIYPAPQISTAVVEPYNSILTTHTTLEHSDCAFMVDNEAIYDICRRNLDIDRPTYTNLNRLIGQIVSSITASLRFDGALNVDLTEFQTNLVPYPRIHFPLATYAPVISAEKAYHEQLSVSEITNSCFEPANQMVKCDPRHGKYMACCLLYRGDVVPKDVNAAIATIKTKRTIQFVDWCPTGFKVGINYQPPTVVPGGDLAKVQRAVCMLSNTTAIAEAWARLDHKFDLMYAKRAFVHWYVGEGMEEGEFSEAREDMAALEKDYEEVGTETVEGEGEAEGEEY; encoded by the exons CGTGAGTGTATCTCCATCCATATTGGCCAGGCTGGAGTCCAGATGGGCAATGCATGCTGGGAGCTGTACTGCTTGGAACATGGCATCCAGCCTGATGGACAGATGCCCAGTGACAAGACCATTGGAGGGGGCGATGACTCCTTCAACACGTTCTTCAGTGAGACTGGAGCGGGGAAGCATGTCCCACGAGCCGTTTTTGTTGATCTAGAGCCGACTGTGATCG ATGAGGTCCGCACTGGTACCTATCGCCAGCTGTTCCACCCCGAGCAGCTCATCACCGGGAAGGAAGATGCCGCCAACAACTATGCCCGCGGGCACTACACCATTGGCAAGGAGCTGATCGACCTGGTCCTGGACAGACTTCGCAAGCTG GCTGACCAATGCACAGGACTCCAGGGTTTCCTCATCTTCCACAGCTTTGGCGGTGGCACTGGCTCCGGTTTCACCTCCCTGCTGATGGAACGTCTGTCCGTGGATTATGGCAAGAAGTCCAAGCTGGAGTTCTCCATCTACCCGGCTCCTCAGATCTCCACCGCAGTGGTCGAGCCGTACAACTCCATCctgaccacccacaccaccctggagcACTCGGACTGCGCCTTCATGGTCGACAATGAAGCCATCTACGATATCTGCCGCAGAAACCTGGACATTGATCGCCCAACTTACACCAACTTGAATAGATTAATTGGTCAGATTGTGTCCTCCATCACAGCCTCCCTTCGCTTTGATGGTGCCTTGAATGTTGATCTGACAGAGTTCCAGACCAACTTAGTCCCATACCCGCGCATCCACTTCCCCCTGGCCACCTATGCCCCTGTGATCTCGGCTGAGAAGGCATACCATGAACAACTGTCTGTGTCCGAGATCACCAATTCCTGCTTTGAGCCGGCCAACCAGATGGTCAAATGTGACCCTCGGCACGGCAAGTACATGGCCTGTTGTCTGCTCTACCGGGGCGACGTGGTGCCGAAAGATGTCAATGCCGCCATCGCCACCATTAAGACCAAACGTACCATCCAGTTTGTTGACTGGTGCCCGACTGGGTTCAAGGTTGGCATCAACTACCAGCCTCCCACCGTGGTGCCAGGTGGTGACCTGGCCAAGGTGCAGCGTGCAGTGTGTATGCTGAGCAACACCACTGCCATCGCTGAGGCCTGGGCACGGCTTGACCACAAGTTTGACCTGATGTACGCCAAGCGAGCTTTCGTGCATTGGtacgtgggggaggggatggaggagggagagttCTCTGAGGCTCGTGAAGACATGGCAGCCTTGGAGAAGGACTACGAGGAGGTTGGTACTGAGACTGTGGAAGGGGAAGGTGAGGCAGAAGGAGAGGAATATTAG